In the Bacillus spongiae genome, one interval contains:
- a CDS encoding sigma factor G inhibitor Gin: MDQQDSLKYGETCIICSHQKEIGIHLYTSFICSDCEKEMINTETKDPSYHYYVQRLKVITTPHIPS; this comes from the coding sequence AAATATGGGGAAACATGTATAATTTGTTCTCATCAAAAAGAAATAGGAATTCACTTATACACTTCGTTTATTTGTTCGGATTGTGAAAAAGAGATGATTAATACAGAAACAAAAGATCCTAGCTACCATTATTACGTTCAACGTTTAAAAGTAATTACAACACCACATATACCATCTTAA